A genomic stretch from Erysipelothrix sp. HDW6C includes:
- a CDS encoding bifunctional riboflavin kinase/FAD synthetase, whose product MKQTVIKDHLQLQKFNTELAACIGYFDGLHLGHQHLINETIRVAKERGLESALITFDPDPWTVINDKSHVNHLTPIKEKVRVAQTLGIDHLITINFTKDTSKLTPLEFIESYLVPLNVRALVAGADFRFGHKGAGDVAFLKQHAHYHFDTIIFELDLTKNKKIGTTMITQALLKGNVEEANQLLGRQYEISGFVIDGQKQGRKIGFPTANLDVVDEYVIPAEGVYAGFVEVNGEVFQSMLSIGHNPTFNHTEHLAIETHILDFDRDIYGELLKQTFVAKLRGQIKFDSVDALITQMKADEAKAREILNATPSEL is encoded by the coding sequence ATGAAACAAACAGTAATTAAAGATCATTTACAACTACAAAAATTCAATACAGAGCTCGCTGCTTGCATTGGATACTTCGATGGACTTCATTTAGGACATCAACACTTAATTAATGAAACGATACGTGTTGCGAAGGAACGTGGGCTCGAGTCAGCATTGATCACTTTTGATCCCGATCCATGGACGGTCATTAACGACAAATCCCATGTCAATCATCTTACGCCAATCAAAGAGAAGGTCCGCGTCGCACAAACACTTGGAATCGATCACTTAATCACGATCAATTTTACGAAAGACACTTCAAAACTAACACCCCTTGAGTTTATTGAAAGCTACCTGGTACCTTTGAATGTTCGTGCTTTGGTTGCGGGTGCTGATTTCCGTTTTGGCCACAAGGGTGCAGGCGATGTTGCGTTCTTGAAACAACACGCTCATTATCACTTCGATACGATTATTTTTGAGTTGGACTTAACGAAAAATAAGAAAATAGGAACAACAATGATTACTCAAGCACTCTTAAAAGGAAATGTTGAGGAAGCAAACCAACTCCTGGGAAGACAGTATGAAATCAGTGGATTTGTCATTGATGGTCAAAAGCAGGGACGTAAAATTGGTTTCCCAACCGCAAACCTTGATGTCGTTGATGAGTATGTAATTCCTGCTGAAGGCGTTTATGCAGGTTTTGTTGAAGTCAATGGCGAAGTATTTCAATCGATGCTGAGTATTGGTCATAATCCGACATTTAACCATACTGAGCACTTGGCAATTGAGACACATATTCTTGATTTTGATCGCGATATTTATGGCGAACTCCTTAAACAAACATTTGTTGCGAAACTACGCGGACAGATAAAATTTGATTCTGTTGATGCACTTATTACACAAATGAAGGCCGATGAAGCTAAGGCCCGCGAGATTCTTAATGCGACTCCATCCGAGTTATAA
- the truB gene encoding tRNA pseudouridine(55) synthase TruB: MNGILCINKPESMTSFDVVAKVRRLTKAKVGHSGTLDPMATGVLVLALNQGTKALPYLGVEDKTYHAKLKLGVHTSTGDIWGDIERESKVIPYDETTLRAVLKQLTGPQEQRVPKVSAKKIDGKRSYDYVFNNEEVKQLYTNITIHNLELLSFTETEIEFTASVSNGTYIRTLCEDIAEGLGMDGTMSSLQRTKVGNFTLEQCIELDAISMDMTLVPTKEAIMLPRIENEKMEDYVKNGKRLKLNTPHDRLLIDAGDYYAVYERESDTVFKSVRGLW, translated from the coding sequence ATGAACGGAATTCTATGTATAAATAAACCCGAATCGATGACGTCATTTGATGTAGTAGCAAAAGTCAGACGTTTAACCAAGGCAAAGGTCGGGCACAGCGGAACACTTGACCCCATGGCAACAGGTGTCCTTGTCTTAGCATTAAACCAAGGCACAAAGGCCTTGCCTTACTTGGGGGTCGAAGATAAAACATATCACGCCAAACTAAAACTGGGTGTGCACACATCAACCGGTGATATTTGGGGTGATATTGAACGTGAAAGTAAGGTTATTCCTTATGATGAGACAACACTTCGTGCCGTTCTTAAACAGCTAACCGGTCCGCAAGAACAACGAGTCCCTAAAGTATCAGCCAAAAAAATTGATGGCAAACGTTCGTATGACTACGTTTTTAATAATGAAGAAGTCAAACAATTGTATACAAATATAACAATTCACAATTTGGAATTATTGTCGTTTACGGAAACCGAGATTGAATTCACAGCATCTGTATCCAATGGTACATACATTCGAACACTTTGCGAAGATATTGCTGAAGGGCTTGGCATGGATGGTACGATGTCATCTTTACAACGCACCAAAGTTGGGAATTTCACTTTAGAACAATGCATCGAACTGGATGCGATATCCATGGATATGACACTTGTCCCTACAAAAGAGGCAATTATGTTGCCACGGATTGAAAACGAGAAAATGGAAGACTATGTAAAAAATGGCAAACGATTAAAACTAAATACACCGCACGATCGCTTGCTGATTGATGCAGGGGACTATTATGCAGTGTATGAAAGAGAAAGCGATACTGTGTTTAAATCAGTAAGAGGATTATGGTAA
- a CDS encoding ABC transporter substrate-binding protein/permease gives MIKNTVKRIISSALVALMLLMYASPVAATNETLTVGMECNYAPFNWTQTNKTEFSEPLPDGQSYCDGYDVQIARIIADQLGMDLKIKNFSVFSSLVESTKNGDIDLVIAGMTDTPERRESIAFTDIYYKSEMVLVVRTDSGLAEAQSIKDFSGRSVAAQIGTMHDTLIEQIPGVTHSMPMESFPLLTTALKSLAIEAFVAEKPVAQAITDSNSELTFVEFAEGQGFEVSAEDVTVSIGVAKGNTELLEKVNGVLNSLTDEDRDQIMLEAIQRQPSASTSGQELMPSGFIAGVGFLLQNYWPMFLNGLGTTLLIALCGTFFGLIIGLVIAGLRQIKVNSRDRSIVKFIKKINTIVTTCYVQYLRGTPMMVQGILFYYGIRATGFEISPLISGIIVISVNTSAYMSEVIRAGIQSIDPGQNEAARSLGMSEIQTLRYIILPQALRNAIPAIGNEFVVNIKDSSVLNVILVAELFFQGNRISGIYYRQMESFFIISLIYLTLTLISTKILAYIEERLDHPKGNYPASQTAKVHFDSLKGDEK, from the coding sequence ATGATTAAGAATACTGTGAAACGCATTATTAGTAGTGCTCTTGTTGCATTAATGCTCTTGATGTACGCATCCCCTGTGGCTGCAACCAATGAAACTTTAACGGTAGGAATGGAGTGCAACTACGCACCATTTAACTGGACGCAAACTAATAAAACTGAATTTTCCGAGCCCTTACCGGATGGCCAATCCTATTGCGATGGATACGATGTGCAAATAGCACGTATTATCGCCGACCAACTGGGCATGGATCTCAAAATTAAGAATTTCTCTGTGTTTTCGAGTTTGGTTGAATCAACAAAAAACGGAGACATTGATTTAGTAATCGCTGGTATGACCGACACACCCGAACGCCGCGAATCTATCGCGTTTACGGATATCTATTACAAAAGCGAAATGGTCCTTGTCGTTCGAACGGACAGTGGACTTGCTGAAGCTCAATCAATCAAAGACTTTAGTGGTCGCAGTGTTGCAGCACAAATTGGTACCATGCACGATACGCTGATTGAACAAATTCCTGGAGTAACACATAGCATGCCTATGGAGTCATTCCCCCTTCTTACCACTGCGCTCAAATCACTTGCTATTGAAGCATTTGTTGCTGAAAAACCAGTAGCACAAGCAATTACAGACAGTAACAGTGAATTGACATTTGTAGAATTCGCTGAAGGACAAGGGTTTGAAGTTTCTGCCGAAGACGTTACCGTTTCAATCGGTGTTGCGAAAGGTAACACGGAACTCCTTGAAAAAGTAAATGGTGTCTTGAATAGTTTAACCGATGAAGACCGTGACCAAATTATGCTTGAAGCCATTCAACGTCAGCCATCTGCATCGACATCTGGCCAAGAATTAATGCCGTCCGGCTTTATTGCTGGTGTTGGATTCTTACTCCAAAACTACTGGCCTATGTTCCTCAATGGTTTGGGAACAACTCTTCTCATTGCCCTATGTGGTACATTCTTTGGTTTGATAATTGGTCTTGTTATTGCTGGCTTACGACAAATCAAAGTTAACAGTCGTGATCGTTCAATTGTGAAATTCATCAAGAAGATTAATACGATTGTCACAACCTGCTATGTTCAGTACCTCCGTGGAACCCCGATGATGGTTCAAGGAATTCTATTCTATTATGGAATACGCGCAACGGGATTTGAAATATCCCCCCTCATCTCAGGTATTATCGTTATTTCAGTCAATACCTCAGCCTACATGTCCGAAGTTATCCGTGCTGGGATTCAATCAATCGATCCGGGACAAAACGAAGCGGCACGCTCCTTGGGGATGAGCGAAATTCAAACATTACGTTACATCATTTTACCGCAAGCCTTACGAAACGCGATACCCGCAATTGGTAATGAATTTGTTGTAAATATTAAAGATTCATCAGTATTGAATGTCATTCTTGTTGCAGAGTTGTTCTTCCAAGGAAATCGTATCTCGGGTATCTATTACCGTCAAATGGAATCGTTCTTTATTATTTCATTAATCTACCTCACCTTGACACTCATTTCTACAAAGATACTTGCCTACATCGAAGAGCGTTTGGACCATCCCAAGGGAAACTATCCAGCTTCACAAACAGCAAAAGTACATTTTGACAGCTTAAAAGGAGATGAAAAATAA
- a CDS encoding amino acid ABC transporter ATP-binding protein produces MPLLKIEHLNKSFGDLLVLKDINLEIHEGEVVSVIGSSGSGKSTLLRCINLLEEFNDGKIYFNGIDITDPSLDLNHYRSQVGIIFQSFNLFNNLTVLENCMIGPVRVLKEDPKEVEVEAIRNLERVGMLQFKDASVRRLSGGQKQRIAIARALTMKPKFLLLDEPTSALDPEMVGDVLNVIQSLADEGYTMFVVTHEMAFARDISDRILFMEQGIILEEGTPDELFHNPKHDRVRQFLNRFTNL; encoded by the coding sequence ATGCCACTCTTAAAAATTGAACATTTAAACAAATCATTTGGTGACTTACTTGTCCTCAAAGATATCAACTTAGAAATCCACGAAGGTGAAGTCGTATCAGTCATTGGATCCAGTGGGAGTGGTAAATCAACCCTTCTGCGCTGTATTAATCTTCTTGAAGAATTTAACGATGGTAAAATCTATTTTAATGGCATCGACATTACCGATCCATCACTTGATTTGAATCATTACCGATCCCAAGTCGGAATAATTTTTCAATCATTCAATCTTTTTAACAATCTCACAGTACTTGAAAACTGCATGATTGGCCCTGTACGTGTCTTGAAGGAAGATCCCAAAGAAGTTGAAGTCGAAGCAATTAGAAACTTAGAGCGAGTGGGGATGCTACAGTTTAAAGATGCCTCAGTACGTCGCCTATCAGGTGGACAGAAACAACGAATTGCGATTGCCCGTGCGCTTACAATGAAACCAAAGTTCTTATTACTTGATGAGCCAACATCTGCCCTCGACCCTGAAATGGTTGGCGATGTGCTCAATGTAATCCAAAGTCTTGCTGACGAAGGATATACAATGTTTGTTGTAACCCATGAAATGGCCTTCGCCCGTGATATCAGTGACCGCATCTTGTTTATGGAACAAGGAATTATTCTTGAAGAAGGCACTCCTGATGAACTCTTTCATAATCCCAAACATGATCGTGTACGCCAATTCCTCAATCGCTTTACAAATTTATAA
- a CDS encoding endonuclease/exonuclease/phosphatase family protein — MNKVLKRILISVGIVIGVIALVLGGFIGYAYATDYRPDQETVLKVDQASQKETLNIGSEYTMITFNIGYGGLGEQQDFFMDGGSKSGADSLEEVNENLNAVQTYLTQTDPDFAFLQEVDLSGKRSFNVNQYEILRESMRFGSFAYNYKVKYVPVPFTNPQGGVESGIVTLSKAEPYEATRYSFDGQEMAIQQLFDLKRAFTISRFKIDGSDKELVLINAHFSAFDKGGKVRKQQVKQMQTVLETESKHGNYIILGGDFNHELPGTSADNFAWTEAIPSWVMQLPLDFAPKGYNWAVDPQNPTVRAVEAAYVDGYTYKAVIDGFLVSDNIEILHVEGQGTMNFKNSDHNPVQLHFKLK; from the coding sequence ATGAATAAAGTGTTAAAACGAATTTTGATAAGTGTGGGAATTGTTATTGGCGTTATCGCTCTTGTTTTGGGTGGTTTCATAGGCTACGCGTACGCAACTGATTACCGTCCGGACCAAGAAACAGTCTTAAAAGTTGATCAAGCAAGTCAAAAAGAGACTTTAAATATTGGTTCGGAGTACACGATGATTACATTTAATATTGGCTATGGTGGACTGGGAGAGCAGCAAGATTTCTTCATGGATGGTGGTTCGAAGAGTGGGGCCGATAGTTTGGAAGAGGTCAACGAGAACCTTAACGCGGTTCAAACGTATCTCACCCAAACAGATCCTGATTTTGCATTTCTGCAGGAAGTTGATCTATCTGGTAAACGCAGTTTTAATGTGAATCAATACGAAATACTGCGTGAATCAATGCGTTTTGGATCATTTGCATACAACTACAAAGTAAAATATGTGCCAGTTCCGTTCACCAATCCGCAAGGTGGTGTTGAAAGTGGCATTGTAACGCTGTCAAAGGCGGAACCCTACGAGGCAACGCGTTACAGTTTCGATGGACAGGAAATGGCGATTCAGCAACTCTTTGATTTGAAACGTGCTTTCACAATTTCACGTTTTAAAATCGATGGAAGTGACAAGGAATTGGTGCTTATTAATGCGCATTTCTCTGCATTCGATAAAGGTGGCAAGGTTCGCAAACAACAAGTCAAACAAATGCAAACAGTCCTTGAGACTGAGTCAAAACATGGCAACTATATTATACTTGGTGGTGATTTCAATCATGAACTACCGGGGACATCAGCTGATAATTTTGCATGGACTGAAGCAATCCCATCTTGGGTTATGCAATTACCCCTTGATTTCGCTCCAAAAGGTTATAATTGGGCGGTTGACCCTCAAAATCCAACAGTTCGAGCAGTAGAAGCTGCGTATGTGGATGGTTATACTTACAAAGCGGTGATTGATGGGTTTCTGGTAAGTGATAATATCGAAATACTTCATGTTGAAGGTCAAGGAACGATGAATTTCAAGAACTCTGACCACAACCCTGTTCAATTGCACTTCAAACTCAAATAG
- a CDS encoding excinuclease ABC subunit UvrA has product MSHNLKLIGMQANNLRNVDLEIPKNKITVFTGVSGSGKSSIVFDTIANEATRQMNQTYSTFVQTFLPKVEKPDVVAIENLNPAIIIDQKRMGGNSRSTLGTITDIGSYLRLIFSRIGTPHAGAAHTYSFNDPEGMCSDCEGIGRRIEPQVDRIIDFNRSLNDGAILFPGYDRDSWYFQIYEACGWFDLDLPLNQYEPDLLDLLLYGNKKKVLVPGPNGSKGSNLEYEGVLVKFKRMYISRDLSSHSKKTQDMVGGYTAMLPCHGCGGTRYAKHILASKIGTYNIFDVSDMELTQTKKFLDEIGNVAEVAPIVEEALKRVNQLINMSLEYLTLTRETSTLSGGESQRVKMMRHLSSSLNGMLYIFDEPSVGLHPRDVANLNSMLRELRDKGNTVIVVEHDRDVIQIADHIIDVGPLAGVHGGEIMYEGTYDGLLTSSTLTGVHLTALPPFKENPRPAESYFELENCTTNNLQNITVCIPKNILTVVTGVAGSGKSSLIHHEFVTRYPEAILVDQKQLHASTRSNLMTYTGIFDKIRDTFAKANNVDKALFSFNSKGGCQNCKGRGVTFTDLAFMEGVETVCSVCMGTRYLPEVADYRYNGKNIIEVGSLTVEEAVDFFSDKVIQKTFATLAEVGVHYLTLGQPLDTLSGGECQRIKLASELHKKGNIYILDEPTTGLHMSDIDMFMNIIERLVNQGSTVIIIEHNIEVMRQADYIIDMGPQAGSRGGTVVYEGQPFKIASASTSITKDYIL; this is encoded by the coding sequence ATGAGTCATAACTTAAAACTGATAGGTATGCAGGCCAACAACCTGCGCAATGTTGACCTAGAGATTCCAAAAAATAAAATTACAGTATTCACGGGTGTCTCTGGTTCGGGGAAATCTTCAATTGTGTTTGATACGATCGCAAATGAAGCAACACGCCAAATGAATCAAACTTATTCAACTTTTGTACAAACTTTCTTACCGAAAGTAGAAAAGCCAGACGTTGTCGCAATTGAAAATTTAAACCCAGCCATCATTATTGATCAAAAAAGAATGGGTGGGAACTCGCGTTCAACTTTAGGAACCATCACTGACATCGGATCTTACTTGAGACTCATATTTTCAAGGATTGGTACACCTCATGCTGGAGCTGCTCATACGTATTCATTCAACGACCCTGAAGGAATGTGCTCAGATTGTGAGGGTATTGGACGTCGTATTGAACCTCAAGTTGATCGAATCATTGATTTCAACCGTTCGCTCAATGATGGTGCTATTTTATTTCCTGGATACGATCGTGATTCGTGGTATTTTCAAATTTACGAAGCGTGCGGGTGGTTTGATCTAGATCTACCCCTTAATCAATACGAACCAGACCTACTTGATTTGCTTTTGTATGGAAACAAGAAGAAGGTATTGGTTCCTGGACCGAATGGTTCAAAGGGATCCAATCTTGAATATGAAGGTGTTCTTGTTAAGTTTAAACGCATGTACATTAGCCGTGATTTAAGTTCTCATTCAAAAAAGACTCAAGATATGGTTGGAGGCTATACAGCGATGCTGCCGTGTCATGGTTGTGGCGGAACACGCTATGCCAAACACATTCTTGCTTCAAAAATTGGTACTTATAATATTTTCGATGTTAGCGATATGGAACTCACCCAGACAAAGAAATTTCTGGATGAAATTGGTAATGTTGCTGAGGTTGCACCAATTGTTGAAGAAGCACTTAAGCGTGTTAACCAACTGATTAATATGAGTTTGGAATACCTTACGCTCACGCGTGAAACAAGTACTTTATCTGGAGGCGAGTCACAACGTGTCAAAATGATGCGCCACTTGAGTAGCAGTCTTAATGGAATGCTTTATATCTTTGATGAGCCGAGTGTTGGTTTGCATCCTAGAGATGTTGCTAACTTAAACAGCATGTTACGGGAACTTCGCGATAAAGGGAATACAGTTATTGTTGTGGAACATGATCGTGATGTCATTCAAATCGCAGATCACATCATCGATGTAGGACCGCTCGCAGGTGTGCATGGTGGTGAGATTATGTATGAAGGGACATACGATGGATTGCTAACTTCATCTACGCTAACTGGTGTTCATTTGACTGCGCTGCCGCCATTTAAAGAGAATCCAAGACCCGCAGAATCGTATTTTGAACTCGAAAATTGCACAACAAACAATCTTCAAAATATAACTGTCTGTATTCCCAAGAATATCCTTACAGTTGTAACCGGAGTTGCAGGATCTGGTAAGTCTTCGCTTATTCATCATGAATTCGTAACACGTTATCCAGAAGCGATTCTTGTTGATCAAAAACAACTTCATGCAAGCACACGATCGAATTTGATGACCTATACAGGTATTTTTGACAAAATTCGCGACACTTTTGCAAAGGCAAACAACGTAGACAAAGCACTATTTAGTTTTAACTCAAAAGGTGGTTGTCAAAACTGCAAGGGACGGGGTGTAACCTTTACAGATCTGGCATTTATGGAAGGTGTCGAAACAGTTTGTTCTGTTTGTATGGGAACCCGTTATCTTCCTGAGGTGGCTGATTACCGCTATAACGGAAAGAACATTATTGAGGTCGGAAGTTTGACGGTTGAAGAAGCCGTTGATTTCTTTAGCGATAAGGTAATTCAGAAAACATTCGCCACTTTAGCGGAGGTTGGGGTTCACTATCTCACCTTAGGACAACCCTTGGATACTTTATCGGGCGGTGAATGCCAACGAATTAAACTCGCCAGTGAACTTCATAAAAAAGGTAACATCTACATTCTTGATGAACCAACAACAGGACTCCACATGTCTGACATCGATATGTTCATGAATATTATTGAGCGACTTGTGAATCAAGGAAGTACTGTTATAATTATAGAACACAATATAGAAGTCATGAGACAAGCAGACTATATTATTGATATGGGTCCACAAGCGGGAAGTCGCGGTGGTACAGTGGTTTATGAAGGACAACCCTTTAAAATTGCTTCCGCCTCAACATCGATTACCAAAGACTACATACTCTAG
- a CDS encoding MerR family transcriptional regulator translates to MTYRPIDIARKFNISTSTVRNYEEAMLIPASNRTSNGYRTYTEKHCNYLRCVLAMQAGFGRDEIIDIVQLIHDKQVNNALLKCSEKQVKLIRELDHAQKTVKLFTSGHLYKDFKIKKLLTIQEASQLTDVIDTTIRHWEREGLLYPVRGKGNNYRLYDIEQITRILIIRTIKTATWSLDHVKDFLREFDAKNPQEVYKVAVDSLNYLYRLNIHQHQGIHALYELCIQEGLVAENYQMDYSFNINL, encoded by the coding sequence GTGACTTATCGACCCATTGATATCGCAAGAAAATTTAACATCAGTACATCGACAGTACGGAATTACGAAGAAGCAATGCTTATTCCTGCATCCAATCGCACTTCAAATGGATATCGAACGTACACAGAAAAGCATTGCAACTATTTGCGGTGTGTTCTTGCCATGCAGGCAGGATTTGGTCGTGATGAAATAATTGATATTGTTCAACTTATTCATGATAAGCAAGTCAATAATGCTCTTCTAAAGTGTTCTGAGAAACAAGTTAAGCTCATTCGTGAACTTGATCATGCACAAAAAACAGTAAAACTGTTTACTTCAGGTCATTTGTACAAAGATTTTAAGATTAAGAAGTTACTAACAATCCAAGAAGCATCTCAACTCACTGATGTTATTGATACAACGATTCGACACTGGGAGCGTGAAGGGCTTCTTTACCCAGTTCGAGGGAAGGGAAATAACTACCGTTTATATGACATTGAACAAATCACACGGATCCTCATTATCCGAACAATAAAGACAGCGACATGGTCTCTTGATCATGTAAAGGACTTCCTGCGCGAATTTGATGCAAAGAATCCACAGGAAGTTTATAAAGTGGCGGTGGATTCATTAAATTATCTTTATCGCCTTAATATTCATCAACATCAAGGTATTCATGCCCTCTATGAATTGTGCATTCAAGAAGGTTTGGTTGCAGAGAATTACCAAATGGACTATTCTTTCAATATAAACCTTTAA
- the dhaL gene encoding dihydroxyacetone kinase subunit DhaL — MISTKNPQLVRQMIATIDTNSAYLSEIDGYIGDGDHGNNMKKGFLMAQENLNEAMGIREAIQTLALILIDDIGGSMGPIYGTLFRKLSMGFKQDTANEQDILDGLVKSYDAICDLAGAKPGDKTLIDTLSAAILSLQAGIDDGLTFSASMEALKAGANRGWEATKNMQARLGRASRLGERSVGFYDAGATSCKLLIETLADYCVINDLSEKK, encoded by the coding sequence ATGATTAGTACTAAAAATCCACAACTTGTGAGGCAAATGATTGCCACAATTGACACGAACTCAGCATACTTAAGTGAAATTGATGGGTATATTGGCGATGGCGATCATGGAAACAACATGAAAAAAGGGTTCTTAATGGCTCAAGAAAATCTTAATGAAGCAATGGGAATACGTGAAGCGATACAAACATTAGCACTTATTCTTATCGATGATATTGGTGGTTCAATGGGGCCGATATATGGTACATTGTTTCGGAAACTGTCAATGGGATTCAAACAAGATACCGCCAATGAACAAGATATCTTGGATGGGCTCGTTAAATCCTATGATGCAATTTGCGATCTTGCCGGAGCTAAACCGGGCGATAAAACACTCATTGATACGCTCAGTGCAGCAATTTTAAGTCTTCAAGCAGGAATTGATGATGGGTTAACGTTTTCAGCATCCATGGAAGCACTAAAAGCAGGTGCGAATCGGGGTTGGGAGGCAACAAAAAATATGCAAGCACGCTTAGGACGCGCATCACGGCTCGGCGAACGAAGTGTTGGTTTCTATGATGCCGGGGCGACTTCGTGTAAGTTGCTCATCGAAACTCTTGCAGATTACTGTGTTATCAATGACTTAAGTGAGAAGAAGTAG
- a CDS encoding dihydroxyacetone kinase subunit DhaK codes for MQRIINDPLQAVEDMLDGYFQANVDILKRSNRNKRVAVSNYMHKDKPRVAVVTGGGSGHKPAFIGYCGKNMVDSVAIGEIFSSPSAKVFYDAFTEADMGMGVACLYGNYAGDNMNVKMAIDMAGDDDIIVKTVVANDDVASASHDEREKRRGVAGEILMWKTAGALANQGGALDEVIEIAQYTIDRTWSIGVGLSPCTLPANEKANFEISPGTIEFGIGHHGEPGIRVSDLKDSSAIAQELVDYLIADSGLIAGDTVFVLLSGLGATPELELFILYNDVTKVLTSRGLKIFDSLVGNYFTSLDMQGATLTLMKVDDRTQPLLAMDVYTPGLKVSHHD; via the coding sequence ATGCAGCGAATCATTAATGATCCATTGCAAGCAGTGGAAGATATGTTGGATGGATATTTCCAAGCCAACGTGGATATCTTAAAACGTAGTAATCGAAATAAACGTGTTGCAGTTTCAAACTATATGCACAAGGACAAACCACGTGTTGCGGTTGTTACAGGAGGCGGTAGTGGTCATAAACCGGCATTTATCGGGTATTGTGGTAAAAATATGGTCGATTCTGTAGCAATCGGAGAAATATTTTCATCACCCTCAGCAAAGGTGTTCTATGATGCCTTTACTGAAGCAGATATGGGAATGGGTGTTGCGTGTCTGTATGGAAATTATGCTGGAGACAACATGAACGTGAAAATGGCCATCGATATGGCTGGTGACGATGATATTATTGTTAAGACTGTCGTTGCAAATGATGATGTCGCCAGCGCATCACACGATGAGCGTGAAAAAAGAAGAGGGGTGGCTGGAGAAATTCTCATGTGGAAGACTGCCGGTGCTCTTGCAAATCAAGGGGGGGCATTGGATGAAGTTATTGAAATTGCGCAATATACCATTGATCGTACATGGAGTATTGGTGTTGGACTGAGCCCCTGTACATTACCTGCAAATGAGAAAGCAAATTTTGAGATTTCACCAGGAACAATCGAATTTGGTATTGGTCATCATGGAGAACCAGGGATACGTGTCAGTGATTTAAAAGATTCTTCAGCAATTGCACAGGAACTTGTTGACTATCTGATTGCAGACAGTGGTCTAATCGCTGGAGATACAGTATTCGTGTTGCTGAGTGGTCTGGGTGCGACACCTGAGCTTGAATTATTCATTCTTTACAATGATGTTACCAAGGTCTTAACATCAAGAGGGCTCAAAATTTTCGATAGTTTGGTAGGAAACTACTTTACATCGCTCGACATGCAAGGTGCTACCTTAACGCTTATGAAAGTTGACGATCGTACGCAACCATTGTTGGCAATGGATGTGTATACGCCAGGTCTAAAGGTCAGTCACCATGATTAG
- a CDS encoding RpiB/LacA/LacB family sugar-phosphate isomerase: MKRIVLGCDEAAFEFKEEIKAHLESKGIEVIDMGVHDTNPSMYPETAITAAEYVRDGKADHGILMCGTGIGMAISANKVKGIRAAVAHDSFSIERSILSNNCQFVCFGARIIAPLYAKTLIDRWIELEFSNENSARKIACIDAYENGGDNDAANH; this comes from the coding sequence ATGAAACGAATTGTACTCGGCTGCGATGAAGCGGCATTTGAATTTAAAGAAGAAATTAAGGCACACTTAGAAAGTAAAGGAATTGAAGTTATTGATATGGGAGTTCATGATACAAATCCGTCCATGTACCCAGAAACGGCCATAACTGCAGCAGAATACGTTCGCGATGGTAAGGCTGATCATGGAATCCTTATGTGTGGAACAGGCATTGGTATGGCAATCAGTGCAAACAAGGTCAAAGGTATCCGTGCTGCGGTAGCACATGATTCATTTTCAATTGAGCGAAGTATACTCAGTAACAACTGTCAGTTCGTATGTTTTGGGGCACGCATCATAGCGCCTCTTTATGCAAAAACATTAATTGACCGATGGATTGAACTGGAGTTTAGTAATGAGAACAGTGCACGGAAGATTGCCTGTATTGATGCATATGAAAACGGAGGTGATAATGATGCAGCGAATCATTAA